One genomic window of Mercenaria mercenaria strain notata chromosome 2, MADL_Memer_1, whole genome shotgun sequence includes the following:
- the LOC123563879 gene encoding multiple inositol polyphosphate phosphatase 1-like — protein MHQLIFKQRKLMALSAFIATIIPVFIGLKSGACRPNTYITTGFGNNQFGTKTAYFWTYPESEHVKNKLMKITMDGRTCNAVHVNLVSRHGARYTSVRDMRSFTALQQKLKHNFTNQTYDFINNWVNRYPEEKETLISALGEREMAYLGTHFGTELHDLLNGTVSTDGTPTSVQFAATRKTRTQESAKYFFRGLTDVLLGQNLTSVKPSIRDNILRFFDNCKRYEQETADLSEQAKFESGPIFQKVVTDITERLGTNVSLTVGDVKMIYRLCATELAIRNNADWCSLLTDADRDVLEYDNDIKDCITRWYEHKITGQMSCPFGKDIFTSMDKAIAGNDQGSSYTKGMFQFGHSDTITDLAAGFGLFNDWDSLRADNYYAMQNRKCRASILDPFSTHFAFVLYNCGGAGIDSYALKLFFNGKSISIPKCNSEACWYKDVRLGYKQFIDGCDLDSICAVQHTPDIIG, from the exons ATGCATCAG ttaattttCAAACAGAGAAAATTGATGGCATTGTCAGCTTTTATAGCGACAATCATTCCTGTATTCATCGGTCTCAAATCTGGCGCCTGTCGGCCGAACACGTACATAACCACTGGCTTCGGCAATAACCAGTTTGGAACAAAGACCGCGTACTTCTGGACGTATCCTGAAAGTGAACATGTTAagaataaattaatgaaaataacaaTGGACGGACGCACATGTAACGCTGTACATGTAAATCTCGTATCCAGACATGGAGCAAGGTATACTAGTGTAAGAGACATGCGCTCGTTTACGGCACTTCAGCAAAAACTTAAACACAATTTCACAAATCAAACGTATGACTTCATTAATAACTGGGTTAACAGGTACCCTGAGGAAAAAGAAACACTGATATCTGCTCTAGGAGAAAGAGAAATGGCCTATCTTGGAACGCATTTTGGAACGGAGCTTCATGATTTGTTAAACGGGACAGTATCTACAGACGGAACTCCGACTTCAGTGCAGTTCGCCGCAACACGGAAGACGCGGACACAAGAGAGCGCCAAATATTTCTTTAGGGGTTTGACCGACGTACTATTAGGACAAAACTTGACAAGTGTAAAACCTTCAATCAGAGACAACATTCTTCGTTTCTTTGACAACTGTAAAAGGTACGAGCAAGAAACTGCCGATTTGAGCGAACAAGCAAAGTTTGAAAGTGGACCTATATTTCAGAAAGTTGTCACCGATATTACAGAGAGACTCGGTACAAACGTTTCCCTTACAGTTG GCGATGTGAAGATGATATACAGGCTTTGTGCTACTGAACTAGCAATCAGGAATAATGCTGACTGGTGTTCTCTGCTGACAGATGCTGATAGAGACGTGTTAGAATATGACAATGATATCAAA GATTGTATAACAAGATGGTATGAACATAAAATAACGGGACAGATGTCTTGTCCATTTGGAAAGGACATATTTACTTCTATGGACAAGGCTATAGCTGGAAATGACCAAGGTTCAAG TTATACGAAAGGCATGTTCCAGTTCGGACATTCAGACACGATAACTGACCTTGCAGCCGGTTTCGGTTTATTCAATGACTGGGACTCGCTAAGGGCAGATAATTATTACGCCATGCAGAACAGAAAGTGCAGAGCGTCCATTCTAGATCCTTTCTCTACTCATTTTGCTTTCGTTCTCTACAATTGTGGAGGCGCTGGGATAGACAGTTATGCccttaaactttttttcaatggTAAATCCATCTCTATTCCAAAATGCAACAGCGAAGCATGCTGGTACAAAGATGTCAGACTGGGTTACAAACAATTTATTGATGGCTGTGACCTGGACAGCATATGTGCAGTTCAACACACGCCGGATATAATAGGTTAA
- the LOC128545930 gene encoding uncharacterized protein LOC128545930 — MALSAFIATIIPVFIDLKFGACQPNTYISTGFGNNQYGTKTAYFWTYPKSEHVKNKLMKITMDGRTCNAVHVNLVSRHGARYTSVEDMRSFSALKQKLKHNFTNKTYNFINNWVSRYPEEKETLISALGQREMAYLGKHFGTELHDLLNGTVSTDGTPISVQFAATRKTRTQESAKYFFRGLTDVLLGQNLRETCYKRQDSSYTKGMFQFGHSDTITDLAAGLGLFNDSDSLRADNYYAMQNRKCRASILDPFSTHFAFILYNCGGTGIDNYALKLFFNGKPISIPKCNSEACWYKDVRLGYKQFIDGCDLDSICAVEHTPGVIG; from the exons ATGGCATTGTCAGCTTTTATAGCGACTATCATTCCTGTGTTCATCGACCTCAAATTTGGTGCCTGTCAGCCGAACACATACATATCAACTGGCTTCGGCAATAACCAGTATGGGACAAAGACCGCCTACTTCTGGACATATCCTAAAAGCGAACATGTCAagaataaattaatgaaaataacaatggacggacggacatgtAACGCTGTACATGTAAATCTCGTGTCCAGACACGGAGCCCGGTATACTAGTGTAGAAGACATGCGCTCGTTTTCGGCACTTAAGCAAAAACTTAAACACAATTTCACTAATAAAACGTATAACTTCATTAATAACTGGGTTAGCAGGTACCCTGAGGAAAAAGAAACACTGATTTCTGCTCTAGGACAAAGAGAAATGGCTTATCTTGGAAAGCATTTTGGAACGGAGCTTCATGATTTGTTGAACGGGACAGTATCTACAGACGGAACTCCGATTTCAGTGCAGTTCGCCGCAACACGGAAGACGCGGACACAAGAGAGCGCCAAATATTTCTTTAGGGGTTTGACCGACGTACTGTTAGGACAAAATTTGCGTGAAACCTGCTATAAGAGACAAGATTCTTC TTATACGAAAGGCATGTTCCAGTTCGGACATTCAGACACGATAACTGACCTAGCAGCCGGTTTGGGTTTATTCAATGACTCGGACTCACTAAGGGCAGATAACTACTACGCCATGCAGAACAGGAAGTGCAGAGCGTCCATTCTAGATCCTTTCTCTACTCATTTTGCTTTCATTCTCTACAACTGTGGAGGCACCGGGATAGACAATTATGCCCTTAAACTGTTCTTCAATGGTAAACCCATCTCTATTCCGAAATGCAACAGCGAAGCATGCTGGTACAAAGATGTCAGACTGGGTTACAAACAATTTATTGATGGCTGTGACCTGGACAGCATATGTGCGGTTGAACACACGCCGGGTGTAATAGGTTAA
- the LOC123549821 gene encoding oocyte zinc finger protein XlCOF15-like — protein sequence MGAGEPDLGEKMFVCALCAKEYKSKSGLIKNEKRHAGVGKHKCLQCGMLAFSRKDFETHIARHSNDRLYVCTKCGKTFKTQKDMQDHSRLEDSDGKYECDTCGSKYKKKSDLTEHVRKHSGEKPERCIECGKCFRFKNNLRRHLKTHAKGPQAGTSGM from the exons ATGGGGGCCGGAGAGCCCGATCTGGGT GAG aaaatgtttgtCTGTGCTCTATGCGCTAAAGAATATAAAAGCAAGTCTGGCTTAATTAAGAACGAGAAGAGGCATGCGGGCGTTGGCAAGCATAAATGTCTTCAATGTGGTATGCTTGCCTTCTCCAGAAAAGACTTCGAGACGCACATAGCGAGGCACAGCAATGACAGACTATATGTATGCACCAAATGTG GCAAGACatttaaaacgcaaaaagacATGCAAGATCACTCAAGGCTAGAGGACTCTGATGGGAAATATGAGTGTGACACCTGCGGGTCAAAGTACAAGAAGAAATCGGACCTAACGGAGCATGTGAGAAAACATAGTGGAGAGAAACCTGAAAGATGCATCGAATGTGGGAAGTGTTTCCGGTTCAAGAACAATCTCCGTAGACATTTAAAGACACATGCAAAAGGACCGCAGGCTGGTACAAGTGGCATGTAA
- the LOC123562723 gene encoding multiple inositol polyphosphate phosphatase 1-like, whose translation MPMMMAVFKTTYILVFFALLKLSFGQHVSYTTMGYGNNQYGVKTAYFWTYPEKDHAKNHLMKITMDGRSCNAVHVNVVARHGARYTGLAEMRSFSILHEKLKHNFTNRKYDFINTWINSYPEAKAEQLSVLGKREMTYLGKYFGTELFDLLNGTVSADDNPVSVHFAATRKTRTQEGAKLFYSGLTDAIIGQNLTNVKPEIRDNILRFYDNCKRYEQETADLSEQTKFENGPVFQKVIVDITKRLGANVSLTVGDVKILYMLCATELAIMSNADWCSLLTDADREVLEYDNDIKEYITRLYGHAVTGQMSCPLGRDIFTAMDNAIASNDQGSSYRKGIFQVGHADTVIDLAAGLGLFNDTDSLRADNYDTMKNRKYRASIQDTFSTHFAFILYNCGGTGADNYALKLFFNGKALSVPKCSSDVCWYKDVRLGYKQFIDSCDWNSVCAVDHSQSIVG comes from the exons ATGCCGATGATGATGGCGGTCTTCAAAACGACCTATATTCTCGTCTTCTTTGCACTGCTCAAACTGAGCTTCGGACAACATGTCTCCTACACAACCATGGGATACGGAAACAACCAATATGGTGTAAAGACAGCGTACTTTTGGACATACCCAGAGAAAGACCATGCTAAAAATCATCTAATGAAAATAACGATGGATGGGCGGTCATGCAACGCCGTGCATGTAAACGTTGTAGCGAGGCACGGAGCCCGATATACTGGTTTAGCAGAAATGCGGTCTTTCTCCATACTTCATGAAAAACTAAAGCACAATTTCACTAACCGCAAGTATGACTTTATAAATACCTGGATCAACAGCTATCCCGAAGCAAAAGCAGAACAGCTTTCTGTGTTAGGGAAAAGGGAAATGACGTATCTTGGAAAGTATTTTGGGACAGAACTTTTTGATTTATTAAATGGAACCGTTTCAGCAGACGACAATCCGGTATCAGTACATTTTGCAGCAACACGGAAAACACGGACACAAGAAGGCGCCAAATTGTTTTACAGCGGTTTAACCGACGCAATAATAGGGCAAAACTTGACAAATGTGAAACCTGAAATCCGAGATAATATTCTTCGTTTCTATGACAACTGCAAAAGGTACGAGCAAGAAACTGCCGACTTAAGTGAACAAACAAAGTTCGAGAACGGACCTGTATTTCAGAAGGTTATTGTGGATATTACAAAAAGACTTGGTGCCAATGTTTCTTTAACTGTAG GTGATGTTAAGATATTGTACATGCTCTGTGCCACGGAACTTGCTATCATGAGCAATGCAGACTGGTGTAGTCTGCTTACAGACGCTGATAGGGAAGTGCTGGAATATGATAATGATATTAAG GAGTATATAACAAGACTATATGGACATGCTGTAACAGGACAGATGTCTTGTCCACTCGGAAGGGATATATTTACAGCTATGGACAATGCTATAGCGTCGAATGATCAAGGATCGAG ctacAGGAAAGGCATATTCCAGGTGGGCCATGCTGACACAGTAATTGATTTGGCAGCTGGACTGGGTCTATTCAACGACACAGACTCTCTAAGGGCAGATAACTACGACACCATGAAGAACAGGAAATATCGAGCGTCCATACAGGACACTTTCTCTACTCATTTTGCATTCATTCTCTACAACTGTGGAGGAACAGGGGCAGATAATTATGCTCTTAAACTGTTTTTCAATGGAAAAGCTCTGTCTGTCCCAAAATGCAGCAGTGATGTGTGCTGGTATAAAGATGTCAGACTGGGTTACAAACAATTCATTGACAGCTGTGACTGGAACAGTGTATGTGCAGTTGATCATAGTCAAAGTATAGTAGGCTAA